ATTATCCAGAGTCTATACAGTCGAATTGAATCTGTTATCATCGTTGGAACAATAGAAACAATTTCTTTATCTCCAGAAGTTTTCCGTAGATAAAATCCAAGAAATTTTTCCTTATTTCTATCATCAAAACAAACATTCCAATAATAATTCAGTGATTGAAATCATTTAAAATCGATCGATTTTGGTCTCTATAGGTATTAATAATGTACATTTGGAATAAGCATTTACGActaattttttattgttccaCGAGAAAACCTAGAATTTGAATTCGCCataattcaatacaaaaagTTTTGAGTAATATCTCACACATTGAGCGTTATGTTCAAGCTCTGCTTCCAGGACTTCTCGACAGGCCCCCGTACAATAATTTTGGACGAGTGTACCTCCTGCAAGCTTGTGGTCAATGACTCTCAAGGTTGTCTAAACGCGCAACTCGAGCCCCAACGAAGTTATTGATTTTTTCTTGTCGATATCTCCTCTACCTTTTCgacaatttcaaaaattgtcCGGATAAATTTTTTATCTAACATTCTACCAAAGATAAACAGATAAATTCGGAAGCGCTGCTGATAGCGTCATTTATCTTAGCTGCAACTCTATTACACTTATTTCAACATTCAATGCATCAAGTAACACCACAACTAGTGTGCTGCGTATCACTCGATTTGAATGCCTTAAATTAGACTTAATTTGGAACGTTTTATTCATGACGTAGGAACTTTCCATTTTCGATCTTTTATTTGTGCACGAAAAACAAATGTATTACTGctgaattattttattgaacCCCAAGGTTGTCTTGATTCTGTCCTCTGGTTTGAAGGGCGACAAAGTGCTTTGGCTGCTCAGTCTAGGTGAGGACTTGCTGAAGGTCTGGTGCGAAGATGAGGAACATTGGAAGAGTTTTTCACAACAAGTATATACTTAAGAATTATGGTGAGTAGCGGTAGATTATTCTTATACCGTCAGTTAAATAATAAATTTGGAATAATTTTGTCGTATATCGAAAAAAAGTAATCgaggaaatatttttcttgtggGATTCGAGCATTCCCAAACAAATAGCCctgaatttaaaattaaatgTATCATATTACCGACTGTTTCAtagataaacaaaaatagaTAATGCTCACTATAAATAATTTAATAGGTTCAAGTGATTGCTTCATATATTTGGACAATCTGTACAGGATAAACTAATTTAGATGATGAAGAGGGCTGCATAGATTCGATATACTGTTGATAAAATAATTAATACGAATAGTGATGGGTTTTTTTAATTCCTCGTTTTAGCAACAGCGTTTGTATTCATTTTCAGGATTTCAGGACTTTTTTGTCGTCCACAATCATTTATTATTGCTCAACTAGTTTTTATAGAGGGTACATCGAATGAATTGCTAGATGAATTCTTTACAGactattttgaaattattacaaAGACATTTATCCTTTTAGGAATTAACTTTTTTCCACACAACCAATGTAAAAATGTCTATTGAATTCAGTATCAACAATAAAAACCGTCAAACTATGATTATCGTATAATCGTTACAGTACTGTAACAACCCTCTTCAATAAAGCAGAAAATTGCTTACTTTTCTTATATGAGAATGAGATTGAATAACTATGTGAAGATTAGCTCCGTCAATGGTCATCAGTTCTGAACTAGTTCAGAACGATTTGGAGTTAGTTCTTAAATTGGTTCTGAACTGGTTCACAAATTGAGATCGAATCCTAATTCAAACCACACTTTTTTCTTGTTAAGAGAACAAATTTTGATGAGGATTTCACTACCCCCTCAAGTTTTCGAACAGTTGGTCGAGTGATATatcatttcaaagatatttttaaTACGGCTGAAGTTTTATATCactttgatttgaaaattttcgccAATAATTAACAAAAAGACTATGGGTGTTGTATTTAATACGAAATCATCTACTCATGATGATCCACGTGAATGAATTCAACAAAAAGCTTTCGTTTTTCAGGTTCATACAGGCTGTTTTCTGGTATCTCCGGCGAACCAAATGGACCCACCGTTAAAACTTCGATACCAGGTCCTCGTTCAaaagaattattgaaagaaCTAAACGAAATTCAGGTAAAAGAAATCACAATTAATTTTTATAGACTACGAGCCAAGTAGTATTCACCAAACCTATTTTGCTTCATTCGCTGTTTATATAGTATagagaataaataaaaaaattaaacataatTAGGTTTTTCTGGttagaatgatgaaaatatcCATTTCCCCTAATGATTTTAATGAGGGAACAGTGTTAACATTGCTTTATTTTTCAGCAAACTGGTTCAGTACAACTTTTCGCCGATTACAACAAATCTTTGGGCAATTACCTGATAGACGTTGACGGTAATGTTCTCCTGGATTCTTTCACGCAAATTTCTTCCGTTCCTGTTGGTTACAACCATCCAGAATTGCTCAAAGTGTTCCATGATGAGAATAATATGGTGAGTATatgctcattcaattttcaaagaaCCTTTTCGGCCTTCCAAAAATCATTCATTTCTACAAACTAGTAAATAATAACGCTAAAAACTCAACGGATTAGCCAAAAAAAACAAGGTTTGTTTAACCCTGGAGAGGGGTCCTTTAATTGGAAAATGTACCTACCAGAGTATCAGGGGAAAGAGATACTCTGGAGGAACTTTAACACTGGGAGATCTAAGTAGCATCTGGATCTTAGAaagaatatgctacacctcCTTACTGGTCATTATTGCCTCAGAAAGCACGTAATAAGAGCGGGTCTAGCAGAAGCACGATCAAAAAGATTCTCAACAACTATGTACATGTATTTATTTTCAGAAAGCTCTGGTGAACAGGCCAGCACTGGGCGTGTTCCCCGGGGAATATTGGCCGTCAAAACTGAAAGAAGTCCTACTATCTGTATCTCCCGGCCTACCCCAAGTCACCACGATGATGTGCGGATCCTGCTCCAACGAGAACGCCTACAAGAACATCTTCATCAGTTACCAGAAGAAGACGCGCGGCGGCGACATCAAGTTCTCCAAGGAAGAGGAGGCATCCTGCATGATGAACCTACCCCCGGGGTCCCCCAAGCTATCGCTGTTGTCCTTCCACGGCGGGTTCCACGGCAGGACTTTCGGTGCGCTGACCACCACCCATTCCAAGGCCATTCACAAGCTGGACATCCCCGCCTTCGATTGGCCGGTAGCCCACTTCCCTAAGTAAGCGAATAacgaccacgagccgccactggctGACCCGAAAACGTTTATTTTCAGATACAAGTACCCCCTGGAAGAGAACGCGAGGGAGAACAAGGCCCAGGACGCCAAGTGTTTGGAGGAAGTCCAAGATCTCTTCGAGAAATACAAGAAAAAAGGTGTGCCGGTGGCTGGGATCGTCGTGGAGCCTATACAGTCGGAAGGGGGTGATAACGAGGCGTCTCCAGAATTTTTCCAAGGGTTGCAGGAGATCGCGAAGAAGAACGACGCCGCCTTGCTGATCGACGAGGTGCAGACCGGTTGCGGCGCCACTGGAAAGATGTGGTGCCATGAACATTTCAATCTTAAGACGCCGCCGGACGTCGTGACGTTCAGCAAGAAGATGCTGATTGGGGGTTACTTCCACACCCCTGAAATGAGGTAAGATTCGAAAATTGACCTAATCTTTTAACCCTTAATCCACACTTTTATATTTATCCCCAGTATTCCAGTGTCCATCTGTTTTAAAATGAccgattttcatttttcaggcCAGATCAACCTTACAGGGTGTTCAACACGTGGATGGGTGACCCGGGGAAAATCTTCCTACTCGAAGCTGTTCTCAAGGTGATCAGACAGAACAACTTGCTGAAAAATGTGGAGGTAACGggtttgaaattgaaacaagGCTTGCATCAATTGGAACAGGAGTTTCCAAACCTGATCAACTCTGTTAGAGGGAGGGGAACGTTTTTGGCTTTCAATGCAGCCTCCTCAAAACTAAGAGATGATATTTTAGGCAGTTTGAAGAAAAAAGGTAAGCATGTATGGATGAAGCTGCAGCTTGTTTTGTTTAATTGACAGAAATATTCTGTTTGAATttagtttttcaatatttctcatttttttctaGGTATCCAAGGTGGAGGTTGCGGAAATGAGGCAGTACGTCTGAGACCTGCATTGATATTCCAAGAAAAACATGCCGACATATACCTGGACAGCCTGAGACAAGTACTGAAGgaattaaaataaataatatcactACTCCTAATTTAGCGAAATCTTCCATGTCAACCAAGTCTTCCAAGAAAGTGTATCAATCCTTTATGAGGGTTTTGTGTACAAATTCCttataaaaatttattctctgaactttttttcatttgctatgcaaatagaaaattttatgtATAAGTCGAATgtgttgaaaaaatataaaaggtTCATTATTGCATAAATAGACTTTTATTCAACCACCTATTTAACTCTCGTTTTTCACCCATGAAACACTCTAAAAGATCGCTTTACGAAAATGATCGAATAAATCTCAGCATTTAATTCTTTTGGGTTAAGCACTCTtcaattcttgaaaaaaaaatttgtggtcCTTTGTGCCAATCAAAGTTTTTTTCAACTCTCACAAAATGCCTCAGTCCACAAAACTAATGAAATGGGCCTATTCAGTTGAGCTTCAATGGCTGAAATAGACTGTGCTACACAGGGTGTCCAAAATTCGATGTCTAGTCAGGGAATCTCTGAAACTAgaagagctagagcaaaaccgatgacacgTTTCTTAGTtccttttcagagaaacaaagaatggtgaaaaccgtagccacCTACGATCCTTGAATTCTGAGCTGTcagcaaaaatttaaattttgacgattttgaaaaattttcccaACTATTTTGTCTTTGAacttacaaatctgaaacttgaatcttctaCACCACTTTTATACTCAAAATCTACTGACAaacgattttttccaattcaaaaataacgaattcaatgaTAGTTTGCATTAGAAAACAGAAGTTTGCCTAATAATTCGAAATCTAGAACAGGAAAAAATTTtgtgagctcatcagtggattctacgtgaaaaagtgcctgtagaacatttaagtttcaaatctgttacttcaaagacaaaaagttatgagaacttttcaaaacctCACCATTCTACGTTTCTCTGAAAAGTTAGGAAATGTATCATTCGTTTTGCTCTATCTGTTCTTGTTTCCGAGATCCACTCAATGGACACTGAATTTGGGACACCTTATACATGTACTGAGATGTGCTGTTTGAACTTCAGTAGTGCTCCTAAATTTCCAGAAAATCAGATATGAGGAACGAAGTTAAGCTagcactttggtttcttcttctCAAGAAAtcgcaaaataaaaaaaaaaagccCAGCACCTTAATTTTTTGGaatgaaaacatgaaaaaaattttgctgcttgttttccaaattttgattttgggAAAAACTTAATGGATTCTACTTCAAGGAAACAACCatttcaacaaatatttcagaacatcttctgaaatatttaaatggTAATTAGGAAGTTAAGTCACGAATATTTCTGATTTACTCATTTATTTCCTTATAATTCTAGAAACTTCTCACATTGAACAAACCATTTGCTTAGACTACCATTTATCTCATTATTGGATGCAAACTTCTTTAGCGCATCATACACAGCTACATCAGCTATGCTGATTTCTTTCTGATCAGTTAACCACTtagatttcaaatttttattcagaGATTGTATCAAACTAGTTCGGTTAGTCTTTGAATCAGCAAAAGACAATCTATATGAGAGGTCTAGAAGTTCATCGATTTTTATCATGTTTTGACTCCTTTCATAATTTAATTCATTATCAAGTATCCTCACTAGATACCTTAATATGTTGGCTTCACCTTGAATTGGATAATGGGGAATATTCAGCTCTGCAACTGGACCAACTGAAAAATATGGTCATATATATACTTTCAAAGTATCAAGAGCAAATAAGACatgatgaaaatggaaactactaaaagaaaaaattacataGTCTAACAAAATGAGAATTGCATCATCCAATTTGTCTATCTTaagaaaaaaagtatatttcCTGAAGGGATGTAAAGCAACCGATTTATTATAATACAATATTGTCTCAAAATTTCACTCTTAAACTTACTTTCTTTCCATATAAGTCTGATGAGAACTGAAGGCACACCATTTTCTTGTGATTTCAATTTCCTAAGGAATGCTTCACATACATTGGGTAATTTAGATACAGATGAATGTAAATAACAGCTTATGTTTAAAAATActtctttcttcaacaattgtTGGAGGAAAAGTAGAAAGTAGGGTGGATAAGAAGGATTTGCATTGATGACAATGTCAGGAACCTCGTAAGACTGAAATGAAACCAAAATATTCTAAAACAGCACATGAAAAATGTAATATATACtcactctttttttttttattccactatTAGAGTTGTTGCTATTGAGATTCTGACTGTTCGTACATTTGGATGGTAGCTTCAAACTAGATCTGATggaattcataattttttttaattcttctaATTGACCAAGAAGTTTTTCCTGCCTTTTTTCCAATTCTGCCATTTCCCTATTTTCTACAGTCTGAAGAATAGCATccattaaaataaatgaaaatgcaCAAGAGAAATCAGCTTAAAAATAATAACATGCAAAAATAGAATTTCTCAACTATTGTTATATTATTCTGTATGACATTTTGAGTGAATCAGAATAAATTCAACGAGGTTCCATTTTTAATAGTGATTTGACAGTTATTTTAGAGAAGTGATAATCAGAAAGTCGCGATATGTTCTTCAGAAAATTTAAGGGGGTAAGTGCTaagaaaatatacaaatattatGCGTTTTTTGATCTTTATCGAACCAGGAATAAAATGCATATAAATTCGAACCTTCAGGAATTGTTCAGCCTGCTTAAATGTTCCAAAATTCTCGGGGTGAGGTGGGTTCTTTCCTACGAGCTCGTTTTCTGCTCCAGCATGGAAGTTTTTCATTCTATACATGCATTTTGGCAGTTCTATTTGGGCGTCTAGTGATATTATTGGTCGTAAAACGTACATTATTTCGGAATTCGttcgaaaatctcaataattcaatattctgtcATATAAagtgaataatgaagaaaaaactttattttttccATATATCGGACAAAAATTACGGTAGAAGTCACGTGACTTTTAATGACAATTGACATTGACATCTTAAGAATTTCCGTAGTGAATGCGggaaattcaaatttatattcCCGATTAATTAATTATTGGCTCAGAAAGAATTGAAGTCATTAAATATGTTTTAACTTTTGATTTACCATTACGACAAACGACAAAAATATAATACGGAAAGTCTATTCAATGTTTTAGCGAAAATCAATAGAATCCAAATGATTTTCGGCAACCATGTTTAATGCGTCACAGGAGCCATATTGactatttgttattttgaatttattatcaataaaaagcattttaaaattcaatatatttattgCTATGAGATTTCTGTATAATGCTATCAATTATGATATAAAGTTTCTGATGCTTTCCTAggtggaaaaacaattaatttctTGTTTTCGCCATTTACAATCACAGCGCCATCTAGTGTGATTATTCAGAATTTACTAAGTATTCCAGCGCGCTTTATATGCGTTTAGAGATTATCGTGATTATTAACGAAATACTTGAAATTATTTGTGAATTTATTTGAGAAACTATATTTTACAGTTTGCTCAtatgaaattattataaaattGTGAAAAGTGAATTGAATATTGACTGGTGATAAAATTATAGTTGCAAGTTGTCATGGCGGATTCATTCTCGACCAATAGGATCGCTGGAAGCTTCGGTTGTTAGGTGTTCTTTTTCGCTTTGCAATACGCGTCAGTTATCTACTTAGTACATACTCTAGCTAGAAATATGTGATTGAGATATCGAGTAACTTGAAGAGGATTAAACATGTGAATCATGAACAAACCTTGTGGCTTGCAGTTGTGAAATAATAAACAATAATGAATTTTGTGTTGATCACGTGACGTAGCCATAGTTATATGGCGAGAACATCCTAACAGCGACCATGAATCGTTCCAAGTGAAATTTGACATTCGAGTTTGTATACAAGTTTGTTTTTGTAATCTACCACGTGTATATATCCAATAATAATTGACAGATCATTAAAAGTATGTCAACAAGGGGTATGAAGAAAAGGGGGCGGCCCCCTAAGGTG
Above is a window of Coccinella septempunctata chromosome 5, icCocSept1.1, whole genome shotgun sequence DNA encoding:
- the LOC123313191 gene encoding 4-aminobutyrate aminotransferase, mitochondrial, encoding MRNIGRVFHNKYILKNYGSYRLFSGISGEPNGPTVKTSIPGPRSKELLKELNEIQQTGSVQLFADYNKSLGNYLIDVDGNVLLDSFTQISSVPVGYNHPELLKVFHDENNMKALVNRPALGVFPGEYWPSKLKEVLLSVSPGLPQVTTMMCGSCSNENAYKNIFISYQKKTRGGDIKFSKEEEASCMMNLPPGSPKLSLLSFHGGFHGRTFGALTTTHSKAIHKLDIPAFDWPVAHFPKYKYPLEENARENKAQDAKCLEEVQDLFEKYKKKGVPVAGIVVEPIQSEGGDNEASPEFFQGLQEIAKKNDAALLIDEVQTGCGATGKMWCHEHFNLKTPPDVVTFSKKMLIGGYFHTPEMRPDQPYRVFNTWMGDPGKIFLLEAVLKVIRQNNLLKNVEVTGLKLKQGLHQLEQEFPNLINSVRGRGTFLAFNAASSKLRDDILGSLKKKGIQGGGCGNEAVRLRPALIFQEKHADIYLDSLRQVLKELK
- the LOC123313192 gene encoding probable aminoacyl tRNA synthase complex-interacting multifunctional protein 2; its protein translation is MYVLRPIISLDAQIELPKCMYRMKNFHAGAENELVGKNPPHPENFGTFKQAEQFLKTVENREMAELEKRQEKLLGQLEELKKIMNSIRSSLKLPSKCTNSQNLNSNNSNSGIKKKRSYEVPDIVINANPSYPPYFLLFLQQLLKKEVFLNISCYLHSSVSKLPNVCEAFLRKLKSQENGVPSVLIRLIWKEIGPVAELNIPHYPIQGEANILRYLVRILDNELNYERSQNMIKIDELLDLSYRLSFADSKTNRTSLIQSLNKNLKSKWLTDQKEISIADVAVYDALKKFASNNEINGSLSKWFVQCEKFLEL